A genomic stretch from Limanda limanda chromosome 11, fLimLim1.1, whole genome shotgun sequence includes:
- the leng1 gene encoding leukocyte receptor cluster member 1, giving the protein MNILPKKSWHVRNKDNVARVRKDEAQAAEEEREAQKRVERAEQEARTEYLRRKSRAALQAEGLLPDEAVEEPSGGSGVLEHLNLFPLEDPSDKKGNKDYLKEKKDEQEKQERAIGLLVSLGPQPGSEVTPWYLKTGQEKEEKKEERKETEKKKAVSEEEKEKRDRRLKDMLDPLKNMKKLMAVKDKKGHKSKKRLNRYLGVKKSSGESSMEQLRAERLQREVEERRRAQALIDQRSGKGKDKEAASELNERERPYNAAYFPELARKRQRRDRDSWRDEILKS; this is encoded by the exons ATGAACATCCTCCCGAAGAAGAGCTGGCACGTGCGGAACAAGGACAACGTCGCGCGCGTGAGGAAGGACGAGGCCcaagctgctgaggaggagCGCGAGGCCCAGAAGCGCGTGGAGCGGGCGGAGCAGGAG GCACGTACAGAATATCTAAGAAGAAAGTCCCGAGCTGCTCTTCAGGCCGAAGGACTACTGCCAGATGAGGCTGTTGAGGAACCgagtggaggaagtggagttcTGGAGCATCTCAATCTGTTTCCTCTGGAGGATCCCTCAGACAAGAAAGGGAATAAAGATTAccttaaagaaaagaaagatgaacAG gagaagcaggagcGTGCCATCGGCTTGCTGGTGTCTCTCGGACCCCAGCCTGGGTCTGAGGTCACTCCATGGTACCTGAAAACGGgtcaagaaaaagaagaaaaaaaagaagaaagaaaagaaacagaaaagaaaaaggcagtaagtgaggaggagaaagagaagagggatCGTAGACTGAAGGATATGTTGGATCcattgaaaaatatgaaaaaactaATGGctgtaaaagacaaaaaaggacACAAGAGCAAGAAAAGGCTAAACCGATACCTGGGGGTAAAGAAGAGCAGTGGAGAGAG CTCCATGGAACAATTACGTGCTGAGCGTTTACAGAGGGAGGTTGAAGAAAGGAGACGAGCCCAGGCCCTGATCGATCAGAGGAGCGGCAAAGGAAAGGACAAGGAGGCTGCGAGTGAGCTGAATGAGAGGGAAAGGCCGTACAACGCCGCCTACTTCCCAGAACTGGCCCGAAAGAGACAAAGGCGGGATCGAGACAGCTGGAGAGACGAGATATTAAAATCATGA